In Bythopirellula goksoeyrii, a single window of DNA contains:
- a CDS encoding LamG domain-containing protein, translating to MHIYTLTRLKAVVAYTLKYSVLFYLVAPPSVSAMADTTALWLFDEPLGTYPSSVLDSSSENDYPLVLGSGGQLVAGVSGNALSITNQPAIGFPSGSNHYGLRRPWQVFFSDNGKMYWHNSRFAALMTDGEKHLRKEVGFVSPVDSRLNLGDFDWTVEFWFRLEDASSDEGVVFELGLIPNAENQGTTSLSFCPKYQCFVFRNGPSGTELSIASDKTVWNGRDKTWHHCTFVFSAKEDQLRHYVDGQLQPLPDKHEFKSLPSKTPSYFSLGRNKDWRHPLPGAIDELRFSVGEIYQDSFQPPDSFALDRPGVILQSGPRLLFDNTRATLEPVHLGNRKHLFIDDALLLKIDGADFVVNPPQRAELVIGDIRGAFRKHLTVVADTEGLIRIYNSLENDQLAVRVSQDGIHFTAPGDSEALSKIVIPEMVGGLGNPFIDANGPDEERWKYLSDYHRRGVYLYTSPDGYDWKRNKTATLPFRSGTQSCTFYDDQRQCYVSYHRSGIHETPAGDTERSSVVTEHRDLAKPVEFTPLSQSDYWQRQAAEAIRDPLPWYLDNGPLTPGGFGLEFPHAFRPISVDPPGTDIYVTKAQKYPWAPDTYLAFPIVYFHYWPDGPTARHALADPLRGRGSGSVETQLAVSRNGKDWERFPRPAYVGIGEHAGRDVVNAYIAHGMVRRGDEIWQYYFGETQYHSAYRHDPTGRGVYRLVQRLDGFVSLDSPYDDEAVVITRPLTFEGNRLTLNIDTDATGYAQIGLLDEQGAPISGFSVDECVYVNGDFIDTEIAWIEQGSDLSGFQGKTIQLEIRMRGSKLYALQFVDR from the coding sequence ATGCACATTTACACATTGACCAGGCTTAAAGCCGTGGTTGCGTATACCTTGAAGTACTCCGTACTTTTTTATCTGGTGGCGCCTCCATCCGTCTCAGCAATGGCTGATACTACCGCCTTGTGGCTTTTTGACGAGCCTCTTGGTACATACCCAAGTAGTGTCCTCGATTCTTCGTCTGAGAATGATTATCCCCTGGTCCTTGGGTCAGGAGGTCAGCTCGTTGCTGGAGTTTCTGGCAATGCCCTATCCATCACAAACCAGCCAGCCATCGGCTTCCCTTCAGGCTCGAACCATTATGGCCTAAGACGCCCCTGGCAGGTTTTTTTTAGCGACAATGGCAAGATGTATTGGCACAACAGCCGATTTGCGGCTTTGATGACCGATGGCGAGAAACATCTACGGAAAGAAGTAGGCTTTGTAAGTCCAGTTGATTCTCGACTCAATCTGGGTGACTTTGACTGGACGGTCGAGTTTTGGTTTCGCTTGGAAGATGCTTCATCTGATGAGGGAGTTGTATTTGAACTTGGTTTGATCCCCAATGCCGAGAATCAAGGTACGACTAGCCTTTCGTTCTGTCCGAAGTACCAATGTTTTGTGTTTCGCAATGGACCTAGTGGAACGGAACTCTCCATTGCCTCAGACAAAACGGTATGGAATGGAAGAGATAAAACCTGGCACCACTGCACGTTTGTGTTCTCTGCCAAAGAAGATCAACTACGACACTATGTTGACGGCCAGTTGCAACCACTGCCAGATAAGCACGAGTTCAAGAGCCTACCCTCAAAGACGCCTTCGTATTTCTCTCTGGGTAGGAACAAAGATTGGCGTCATCCGCTTCCAGGAGCCATCGATGAACTACGTTTCTCAGTCGGCGAGATCTATCAAGACTCGTTTCAGCCCCCAGACAGCTTTGCCTTGGATCGACCAGGGGTAATCCTCCAATCGGGCCCACGTCTCTTGTTCGACAATACGAGGGCAACACTGGAACCAGTGCATCTGGGGAATCGAAAGCATCTGTTTATCGATGATGCCTTGCTCTTGAAAATTGACGGCGCGGACTTCGTCGTCAATCCACCTCAGCGTGCAGAGTTGGTTATCGGCGATATACGAGGAGCCTTTCGTAAGCATCTTACTGTGGTAGCAGATACCGAAGGGTTGATTCGGATCTACAATAGCTTAGAGAACGATCAACTTGCAGTGCGTGTCTCTCAGGATGGGATACATTTTACTGCTCCAGGCGATTCCGAAGCATTATCGAAAATTGTCATTCCTGAAATGGTTGGTGGCTTGGGAAACCCATTCATTGATGCCAATGGGCCAGATGAAGAACGCTGGAAATACTTGAGCGATTACCATCGGCGCGGGGTATATCTGTATACTTCTCCCGATGGCTACGATTGGAAGCGAAACAAGACCGCGACTTTGCCATTTCGCTCGGGGACTCAATCTTGCACATTCTACGACGATCAACGTCAATGCTACGTTTCCTATCACCGATCCGGAATTCACGAAACTCCAGCAGGGGATACAGAACGCAGTTCCGTTGTTACCGAACATCGTGATTTGGCGAAACCGGTGGAATTCACCCCTCTCTCTCAGAGCGACTATTGGCAGCGGCAGGCTGCGGAAGCAATTCGCGATCCTCTTCCCTGGTATTTGGACAATGGGCCGCTAACTCCCGGTGGATTTGGGCTAGAGTTTCCCCATGCATTTCGACCGATCTCAGTTGATCCACCAGGCACCGATATCTATGTCACCAAAGCCCAGAAATACCCTTGGGCACCGGACACCTATCTGGCATTTCCAATCGTATATTTTCACTACTGGCCTGATGGTCCTACTGCACGGCATGCGCTAGCCGATCCGCTGCGTGGCCGAGGGTCGGGTAGTGTAGAAACACAACTTGCGGTGAGTCGCAATGGGAAAGATTGGGAGCGTTTTCCGCGACCTGCCTACGTGGGAATCGGCGAACACGCCGGTCGTGATGTGGTCAATGCTTACATTGCTCACGGGATGGTGCGCCGCGGAGATGAAATTTGGCAATACTATTTTGGGGAAACCCAATACCACTCGGCTTACCGACATGATCCCACGGGACGCGGTGTGTATAGACTCGTGCAGAGATTGGATGGTTTCGTATCGCTCGATAGTCCTTATGATGATGAAGCGGTGGTTATTACAAGACCATTGACGTTCGAAGGAAATCGATTGACACTCAATATCGATACAGATGCCACTGGTTACGCGCAGATTGGTCTCCTTGATGAGCAAGGTGCTCCTATTTCAGGGTTTTCTGTTGACGAATGTGTTTATGTAAACGGAGACTTTATCGACACGGAGATTGCCTGGATTGAACAGGGAAGTGACCTTTCAGGATTTCAAGGCAAGACGATACAACTAGAAATCCGCATGCGAGGGAGTAAACTTTATGCTCTGCAATTTGTGGATCGCTGA
- a CDS encoding right-handed parallel beta-helix repeat-containing protein has protein sequence MADDKTPGPQNTAVASEEFSRFRYVSQATGSDSKGVGTKSNPWKTLQKALTDTPKSSAESRSAILVAEGFYSGREIQMREHVELYGGFDPISWDRDISRYPSILSGENSRRIILGANYTRLDGFVIRDARVRGDGAALYCKGTSPTVTNNRFQNNQTLAPEDWAPGKLHEKAHDGGAICACQGAAPTIANNLFVENRTEIGRGAAIALYSNCEGVIRENVFLHNETGTADGHRSSDGGAVSVFDWSKPRIEQNLFIENQALAVNDGGALFVALWSSPAIVGNRFVGNKSADDGGALFIGGQEHRYDREFDPLPNAKDYFVLVKNNLLCGNSNPKRNSGGIRMTMQSRAELVNNILAEKDQLYIQASEVDLTNNTFLEDMILIEFTSQLAPRLIVNNIMWGKLVYDWETPITSSNVRDGYPGQGNFDAKPKLDQEQKQLVVTKANFDSDRHVTTLEIAESNWDKNELSGRIVESDKRWTIVKSNDANQLVLWGDLSYLDQVNLLPTYRLRPQSPCIDRGSDQHAPQTDIDGDLRPLGLSADIGADEFVP, from the coding sequence ATGGCTGATGATAAAACTCCCGGTCCTCAAAACACTGCTGTGGCAAGCGAGGAGTTCTCTCGCTTTCGTTACGTATCACAAGCCACAGGATCTGACTCGAAAGGAGTCGGAACCAAGTCGAACCCTTGGAAAACCTTGCAGAAAGCCTTGACGGATACGCCGAAATCTTCCGCTGAAAGTCGCTCCGCGATTCTTGTTGCAGAAGGGTTCTATTCTGGAAGAGAAATCCAGATGCGGGAGCATGTTGAATTGTATGGAGGATTCGATCCAATCAGTTGGGATCGTGACATATCTCGCTACCCGTCGATTCTCTCCGGTGAAAATAGTAGGCGGATAATTCTAGGCGCTAATTACACCAGACTCGATGGCTTCGTGATTCGAGATGCCAGGGTGCGTGGTGATGGTGCCGCTTTGTATTGCAAGGGAACCTCTCCCACCGTTACCAACAACCGTTTTCAAAACAACCAGACATTAGCCCCTGAGGATTGGGCGCCAGGCAAGCTTCACGAAAAAGCACACGATGGAGGAGCAATTTGTGCATGCCAAGGTGCTGCCCCCACGATAGCGAACAATCTATTCGTAGAGAATCGCACTGAAATCGGTCGCGGTGCCGCCATTGCGCTTTATTCGAATTGTGAAGGAGTGATTCGTGAGAATGTTTTTTTGCATAACGAAACGGGCACCGCGGATGGACATCGAAGTAGCGATGGGGGGGCCGTTTCTGTTTTTGACTGGTCCAAGCCACGAATTGAGCAGAACCTCTTCATTGAGAATCAAGCCTTGGCCGTGAACGACGGTGGTGCCCTCTTTGTTGCCTTGTGGAGTTCTCCTGCGATCGTCGGGAACAGATTTGTCGGCAATAAATCAGCCGACGACGGCGGTGCCTTGTTTATCGGCGGACAGGAGCATCGCTATGACAGAGAATTCGATCCACTCCCCAATGCGAAGGATTATTTCGTGCTAGTCAAGAACAATCTGCTTTGCGGCAATTCCAACCCGAAACGCAACTCGGGGGGCATCCGCATGACGATGCAATCGCGTGCCGAACTTGTCAACAATATTTTGGCGGAGAAAGATCAACTCTACATTCAAGCCAGCGAGGTTGATCTCACCAACAACACATTCCTGGAGGATATGATTCTCATCGAATTCACATCCCAGCTTGCCCCGCGTTTGATAGTGAACAATATCATGTGGGGAAAGTTGGTTTATGATTGGGAAACGCCCATTACGTCGTCCAATGTCCGTGACGGATATCCAGGTCAGGGAAACTTCGATGCGAAGCCGAAGTTGGACCAGGAACAGAAACAGTTGGTCGTTACCAAGGCGAATTTCGATTCCGATCGGCATGTGACTACTTTGGAAATCGCTGAGTCCAACTGGGACAAGAATGAATTGTCAGGACGAATTGTCGAATCGGACAAGCGCTGGACGATTGTAAAATCTAACGATGCAAACCAACTTGTTCTCTGGGGCGACTTGTCCTACCTTGACCAAGTGAATCTGTTGCCGACTTATCGACTTCGACCACAATCTCCCTGTATCGATCGTGGCTCCGATCAACACGCCCCGCAAACCGACATTGACGGCGACCTGCGCCCGCTCGGACTAAGTGCAGACATAGGGGCCGATGAGTTCGTCCCGTGA
- a CDS encoding helix-turn-helix transcriptional regulator — MELKRFPFHKICWIPVGRGSLEFGSSRLPLGKDELLLIPAEDEHRFVDNHTAPMTLVFAFFSANVVKENKALQILLPELKSRFDLPYPIVELHSYRRGAVRDIFKRMLLEQARGGPESEAILHAGLIDLLVHLLRGDLLDKTASISREQAIDGTLDYIEHFFHTTISVKDLAEMCGISSRRYSDLFKQRTGRTVVQYLSERRINYAQERLRQTGQIMYAAVSAGFSDITHFYRVFKRMTNMTPGEYLEQVSSTEREEKAN, encoded by the coding sequence ATGGAGTTAAAGCGATTTCCTTTTCACAAGATTTGCTGGATCCCGGTTGGTCGAGGTTCCCTCGAATTTGGGTCGTCGCGATTGCCACTCGGGAAAGATGAATTGCTGCTAATCCCTGCTGAGGATGAGCATCGATTTGTTGACAATCATACTGCTCCCATGACTCTGGTCTTCGCATTTTTCTCTGCAAACGTCGTCAAGGAAAACAAGGCGCTGCAGATACTACTCCCCGAACTAAAGTCTCGCTTTGACTTGCCTTATCCCATTGTGGAGCTGCACAGTTACCGTCGCGGCGCAGTACGCGACATTTTCAAGCGTATGCTACTTGAACAAGCACGTGGTGGTCCTGAGTCTGAAGCGATCTTGCACGCAGGGCTAATTGATTTATTGGTGCACCTCTTGCGAGGCGACCTTCTAGACAAAACGGCTAGCATCTCTCGCGAACAAGCAATCGATGGGACACTCGACTACATCGAGCATTTTTTCCACACGACAATCTCTGTAAAAGACTTGGCAGAGATGTGCGGGATTTCGAGCCGTCGCTATTCAGATTTGTTCAAGCAACGCACCGGAAGGACCGTCGTACAATACCTGAGCGAACGCCGCATCAACTACGCGCAAGAACGACTGCGTCAAACTGGCCAAATCATGTATGCTGCCGTTTCGGCGGGATTCAGTGACATTACACATTTCTATCGCGTCTTCAAACGAATGACGAACATGACACCGGGCGAGTATCTCGAACAAGTGAGTTCTACTGAGCGCGAAGAAAAGGCGAATTAG
- a CDS encoding 3-keto-disaccharide hydrolase, with product MLRAILVLLLVLVSFALLSTASSKSAELPIFNGQTLEGWTYNHGSPITSGWEVVDGMIHLDPDESHREGQRVGNIITVREFENFDLSFEWKIAKGGNSGLKYRVRDFDGDTRGFEYQICDDLNYPKLLTPRTSAGSLYDLYEPNSEKQLLPVGEFNKSRIVVKDNQIQHWLNGRLIVSATVGSEDWKKRVSFSKFADLPEFGHNLKGKIMLTDHGSEVWYRKFELVEFLSDTKKPQDVSR from the coding sequence ATGTTACGAGCTATTCTAGTGTTACTTTTGGTGCTTGTGAGTTTTGCTCTTCTTTCGACGGCGTCGTCAAAATCTGCCGAACTCCCCATCTTCAACGGACAAACCCTAGAGGGTTGGACGTATAACCATGGCTCCCCCATCACTTCTGGATGGGAAGTCGTTGATGGTATGATTCATCTTGACCCGGATGAAAGTCATAGAGAGGGTCAACGGGTAGGCAATATAATTACAGTCCGTGAATTCGAGAATTTTGATTTATCGTTCGAATGGAAAATAGCCAAGGGTGGAAATAGTGGCTTGAAGTATCGTGTACGAGATTTTGATGGGGATACTCGCGGCTTCGAGTATCAAATCTGCGACGACTTGAATTATCCTAAGCTTCTAACTCCGCGCACCAGTGCAGGTTCGCTGTACGACCTCTACGAACCGAACAGCGAGAAGCAATTGTTACCAGTCGGTGAATTTAATAAGAGCCGAATTGTGGTCAAAGACAATCAGATCCAACATTGGCTTAATGGACGACTCATTGTGTCAGCTACTGTGGGTAGCGAGGATTGGAAAAAACGAGTCTCATTCAGCAAATTCGCAGACTTGCCGGAGTTTGGACACAATCTGAAAGGCAAAATCATGCTTACCGACCATGGGAGCGAAGTTTGGTATCGAAAGTTCGAATTAGTGGAGTTCTTGTCTGATACAAAAAAGCCGCAAGACGTGTCGCGCTAA
- a CDS encoding aldolase/citrate lyase family protein has product MTFNLFSRLLSCGLLLMASQRLTAEDADVAYQPQRVNKCIELLEQEQPIYYDDIYGGFDEGKEAAQTWADYIIYNMEHQPLDFALLREFMRGLVEGGPTPSGHRTPTVIVSLPMLGLDEEAVKVNGWMVQQALAQGVHGVHLARARDPEAVKRFVQAARYPHHHQGRDVLDEGLRGWGSQKFAASIWGITPEEYLKRADVWPLNPDGEIMLGAKLEDQEALANCEATVAVPGLAFAEHGPRDLGLSFGYLEGRADPPVPPEVDAAGKRVLRACKKNGLYFLDNVLPDNVASKIDAGVMIGAGRREDSAEAGRKHTQRIMPW; this is encoded by the coding sequence ATGACTTTCAACTTATTCTCTCGTTTGCTCTCCTGTGGTTTGCTGCTGATGGCCAGCCAGCGACTTACCGCAGAGGACGCGGATGTCGCTTATCAACCCCAAAGAGTAAACAAATGTATTGAGCTTCTCGAGCAAGAGCAGCCAATCTATTACGATGATATCTATGGCGGCTTCGACGAAGGGAAAGAGGCCGCGCAAACTTGGGCCGACTATATTATCTACAATATGGAGCATCAGCCTCTCGATTTCGCCTTGCTGCGAGAATTCATGCGCGGGCTTGTCGAAGGGGGCCCGACTCCCAGCGGACATCGAACTCCAACTGTAATAGTTTCGCTGCCAATGTTGGGGCTCGATGAGGAAGCGGTCAAAGTGAATGGCTGGATGGTTCAGCAAGCACTGGCCCAGGGAGTCCATGGGGTGCATCTGGCGAGGGCGCGTGATCCCGAGGCGGTCAAGAGATTTGTCCAAGCGGCTCGCTATCCCCATCACCATCAAGGTAGAGATGTACTTGATGAGGGACTCCGTGGCTGGGGAAGTCAGAAGTTTGCGGCGTCAATTTGGGGTATCACTCCGGAAGAATATCTGAAGAGGGCCGACGTTTGGCCGCTCAATCCCGACGGGGAAATTATGCTCGGAGCCAAGCTCGAAGATCAAGAAGCGCTTGCAAACTGCGAAGCAACTGTTGCGGTACCAGGACTCGCATTCGCGGAACACGGACCGCGTGATCTAGGTTTGTCATTTGGTTATCTGGAGGGTCGTGCTGATCCTCCCGTGCCACCCGAAGTCGACGCGGCGGGCAAGCGAGTTTTGAGGGCTTGTAAGAAGAATGGGCTTTACTTTCTAGACAATGTGCTTCCGGATAATGTTGCCTCTAAGATTGATGCAGGTGTGATGATTGGGGCAGGTCGACGCGAAGATTCTGCCGAAGCAGGCCGAAAACATACTCAACGAATAATGCCGTGGTAA
- a CDS encoding GntP family permease has translation MLNLLYLLLVIALVVFSTTKLKVHPFLALIMAAILMGFLGDLESTTVLSKLSEGFGNTLKSVGIVIACGTIIGTFLEHSGGANTIASSVMKLVGEKKSPLAMSITGFIVSIPVFCDSGFVILSTVNKALSRRTGISLAVLAVALSTGLYTTHVFVPPTPGPLAAAGTLGADIGRVLILGLIVSIPTAGAGLLWALLVASRYSIVPLNVHEENPSKNEGSAFKSFTPLLAPLLLITLKSLADSPAYPFGEGSIRDVLQFIGDPVVALLTGVLLVIGFNGRNTPETTLRWVSEGLKNAGSIILITGAGGALGNILRATGIADAFAQGMADWHLGIALPFLIAAVLKSAQGSSTVAIITTAAIMLPLLEPMRLISPNAKALVVLAIGAGSMTVSHFNDSYFWVVSQFSDMNTDTALKCHTAATLAQGLAGIVTIAILKAVLI, from the coding sequence ATGCTAAATCTTCTCTATTTGTTGCTCGTCATCGCTCTGGTTGTCTTTTCCACGACTAAATTGAAGGTGCATCCCTTTCTTGCCCTTATCATGGCTGCAATTCTAATGGGGTTTCTCGGAGATTTGGAGTCCACAACTGTTCTCTCGAAGCTCAGTGAAGGATTTGGCAATACGCTCAAAAGTGTCGGCATTGTCATAGCTTGCGGAACTATCATCGGCACTTTCCTGGAACATTCGGGAGGAGCGAATACCATTGCTTCGAGTGTGATGAAGTTGGTGGGAGAGAAAAAGTCACCTTTGGCCATGAGCATTACTGGGTTTATCGTCTCCATTCCCGTTTTCTGTGACTCGGGCTTTGTCATCCTCTCGACAGTTAACAAGGCTTTGAGTCGGAGAACCGGCATTTCTCTAGCTGTTTTGGCCGTGGCCCTCTCAACAGGGTTGTATACAACCCATGTTTTCGTACCACCCACTCCGGGTCCTTTGGCCGCCGCGGGAACTTTGGGCGCGGATATCGGGCGTGTGTTGATACTAGGTCTAATTGTATCAATTCCTACGGCTGGAGCCGGTCTACTTTGGGCACTTCTGGTTGCTTCCAGATATTCCATCGTCCCGCTTAATGTGCATGAAGAGAATCCGAGCAAGAATGAAGGGAGTGCATTTAAATCTTTTACCCCACTTCTGGCTCCACTCTTGCTCATCACGTTGAAATCCCTTGCGGATTCTCCAGCTTACCCATTTGGCGAGGGGTCAATTAGGGATGTTTTGCAGTTTATTGGCGATCCCGTCGTTGCTCTTCTCACCGGAGTATTGCTGGTGATTGGATTCAACGGGCGAAATACTCCAGAAACTACATTGCGTTGGGTATCTGAAGGATTGAAGAATGCCGGTTCGATTATTCTTATCACGGGTGCCGGCGGGGCATTGGGTAATATTTTGCGAGCCACGGGCATTGCCGACGCTTTTGCCCAGGGCATGGCAGATTGGCATTTGGGGATTGCTCTACCTTTTCTCATTGCGGCCGTACTTAAATCGGCGCAAGGATCTTCGACTGTGGCTATCATTACCACCGCGGCAATAATGTTGCCACTGTTGGAGCCAATGAGACTTATTTCGCCGAATGCCAAAGCCCTAGTTGTTCTAGCGATCGGTGCTGGTTCGATGACCGTGTCTCATTTTAATGACAGCTATTTTTGGGTGGTTTCACAATTCTCAGATATGAATACTGATACTGCACTGAAGTGCCATACGGCCGCCACTTTGGCCCAGGGGCTCGCAGGAATTGTGACGATAGCGATTTTGAAAGCTGTCCTCATTTAG